From Acidovorax sp. FHTAMBA, one genomic window encodes:
- a CDS encoding PilT/PilU family type 4a pilus ATPase: protein MSTMERILRLMSEKKASDVYLSANAPALIKINGECIPINNQILPPDAPRNLLSEVVPPDRIEELEETGELNMGVPLSGVGRFRISAMRQRGSYAVVIRFISQQIPEFDSLGLPPVMRDLIMEKRGLILMVGATGSGKSTSLASMIDTRNEALTGHILTIEDPVEYQFKNKKSIVNQREIGSDTQSLQTALKNALRQAPDVILIGEIRDRETMSAAIAYAQSGHLCLATLHGNNSYHALNRILSFYPVEVRPTMLGDLASAMKAIISQRLVRTVDGSRAPAVEVMLNTKLVSDLIEKGDFSGVKESMEKSMAEGSQTFEEALAKLIMDSRIDRKEGMAYADSPTNLMWRLQNDFSLAANAAKAQKEARDTPDDAPSFTEIVLDVKPAA from the coding sequence ATGAGCACGATGGAGCGGATTCTTCGCCTGATGAGCGAAAAGAAGGCATCAGACGTCTACCTGTCGGCCAATGCCCCGGCGCTGATCAAGATCAACGGCGAATGCATCCCGATCAACAACCAGATACTGCCACCCGACGCGCCGCGCAACCTGCTCTCCGAAGTGGTCCCCCCGGACCGCATCGAAGAACTGGAGGAGACCGGCGAGCTCAACATGGGCGTGCCGCTCAGTGGTGTGGGGCGTTTCCGTATCAGTGCCATGCGCCAGCGCGGCAGCTATGCGGTGGTGATCCGTTTCATCTCGCAGCAGATTCCCGAATTTGACTCGCTGGGCCTGCCCCCGGTCATGCGTGATCTGATCATGGAGAAACGCGGGCTGATCCTGATGGTGGGCGCCACCGGTTCAGGCAAGAGCACCTCGCTGGCGTCGATGATCGACACCCGCAACGAAGCGCTCACGGGCCACATCCTCACCATTGAAGACCCGGTCGAGTACCAGTTCAAGAACAAGAAGTCCATCGTCAACCAGCGCGAGATCGGCAGCGACACCCAGTCGCTGCAAACCGCCCTGAAAAACGCGCTGCGCCAAGCGCCAGACGTGATTCTGATCGGCGAAATCCGCGACCGCGAAACCATGTCGGCTGCCATTGCCTACGCCCAGTCGGGCCACCTGTGCCTGGCCACGCTGCACGGCAACAACAGCTACCACGCGCTCAATCGCATCTTGTCGTTCTATCCCGTCGAAGTGCGTCCGACCATGCTGGGCGACCTGGCATCCGCCATGAAGGCCATCATCTCGCAACGCCTGGTGCGCACCGTGGACGGCAGCCGAGCCCCGGCGGTGGAGGTCATGCTCAACACCAAGCTGGTGTCCGACCTGATCGAAAAAGGCGATTTCTCCGGCGTGAAGGAGTCGATGGAGAAATCCATGGCCGAAGGTTCTCAGACCTTTGAGGAAGCGCTGGCCAAGCTGATCATGGACTCCAGGATAGACCGCAAGGAAGGCATGGCTTACGCCGACTCGCCCACCAACTTGATGTGGCGCCTGCAGAACGACTTCTCCCTGGCCGCCAACGCAGCCAAGGCCCAGAAGGAAGCGCGCGACACCCCAGATGACGCGCCTTCATTTACCGAAATCGTGCTGGATGTTAAACCCGCGGCTTGA
- the dapE gene encoding succinyl-diaminopimelate desuccinylase: MSRTLHLAEQLISLPSITPEDAGCLDLLAARLAPLGFVCERLDSGPADFRVSNLWAKRPAALAGKAQSAIKTIVFAGHTDVVPTGPLNQWSSDPFVPTHKDGKLYGRGASDMKTSIAAFVVAVEEFLAATPDPQMELAFLLTSDEEGPSVDGTKVVVEQLKARGERLDYCIVGEPTSVEKTGDMIKNGRRGTLSGKLTVRGIQGHIAYPQLARNPIHQALPALAELAATVWDQGNAFFPPTSWQISNVHGGTGATNVIPGEVVIDFNFRFSTESTAERLQQRVHAVLDRHGLEYDLRWTLGGQPFLTTPGELVDAVQQAIAAETGLTTELSTTGGTSDGRFIAQVCPQVIELGPPNASIHKIDEHIVVADIEPLKNIYRRTLENLHAQALAARGVPA, translated from the coding sequence ATGTCCCGCACCCTGCACCTGGCTGAACAGCTCATCTCTCTGCCTTCCATCACCCCCGAAGATGCAGGCTGTCTGGATCTGCTGGCCGCGCGGCTGGCTCCACTCGGGTTTGTGTGCGAACGCCTGGACAGCGGGCCTGCGGATTTCCGGGTGAGCAATTTATGGGCAAAAAGGCCTGCAGCGCTTGCTGGTAAAGCGCAATCAGCTATCAAAACCATAGTATTCGCAGGCCACACCGATGTTGTGCCTACGGGCCCGTTGAACCAATGGAGCAGCGACCCGTTTGTACCCACCCACAAGGACGGCAAGCTTTATGGCCGTGGCGCCAGCGACATGAAAACCTCCATCGCCGCTTTCGTGGTGGCGGTGGAGGAGTTCCTGGCGGCCACGCCCGATCCACAGATGGAGCTGGCGTTTCTGCTGACCAGCGACGAGGAAGGCCCTTCGGTAGATGGCACCAAGGTCGTGGTCGAGCAACTCAAGGCCCGCGGCGAAAGGCTGGACTACTGCATCGTCGGTGAGCCCACGTCGGTGGAGAAAACCGGCGACATGATCAAGAACGGGCGGCGCGGCACTCTGAGCGGCAAGCTCACCGTGCGCGGCATCCAGGGGCACATTGCCTATCCGCAACTGGCCCGCAACCCCATTCACCAGGCCCTGCCAGCCCTCGCCGAATTGGCTGCCACCGTGTGGGACCAGGGCAATGCGTTTTTCCCACCCACCAGCTGGCAAATCAGCAACGTGCACGGCGGCACGGGTGCCACCAATGTGATCCCGGGCGAGGTCGTGATCGACTTCAACTTCCGCTTCTCGACGGAATCCACGGCCGAACGCCTGCAGCAGCGTGTGCATGCCGTGCTGGACCGCCATGGCCTGGAATACGACCTGCGCTGGACGCTGGGCGGCCAGCCGTTTTTGACAACCCCCGGCGAACTGGTGGACGCCGTGCAGCAGGCCATTGCCGCAGAGACCGGGCTGACCACCGAACTCTCCACCACGGGCGGCACGAGCGACGGCCGTTTCATCGCCCAGGTGTGCCCCCAGGTCATAGAACTCGGCCCCCCCAACGCCAGCATCCACAAGATCGACGAGCACATCGTCGTGGCCGACATCGAACCCCTCAAGAACATTTACCGCCGCACTCTGGAAAACCTGCATGCACAGGCTCTGGCGGCACGCGGGGTACCGGCATGA
- the prmB gene encoding 50S ribosomal protein L3 N(5)-glutamine methyltransferase codes for MNAPQHPPTLAGDTVGALVESGAQCLAAAGVSFGHGTTNAHDEAAWLVLWRLGLPLDSDLSDAPNSIQKQPVELADQARVATLFEERIRTRKPAAYLTQEAWLQGVPFYVDERAIVPRSFIAELLVDGGADEYLSDHTHRVLDLCTGNGSLAVLAAMAWPEVQVTGADISPDALAVARINVDRHGLQDRIELQISDGLSALPGPWDLILCNPPYVNAASMAVLPAEYRAEPELALAGGNDGMDFVRQLFAAAPACMSEDAVIILEIGNERAHFEAAFPQLPVFWLYTSAGEDQVLLVTRQALAAQTRLTAQ; via the coding sequence ATGAACGCACCCCAACACCCCCCCACGCTCGCGGGCGATACCGTGGGTGCCTTGGTCGAATCGGGTGCGCAGTGCCTTGCGGCGGCCGGTGTGTCGTTCGGCCATGGCACCACCAATGCCCACGACGAAGCCGCCTGGCTGGTGCTCTGGCGCCTGGGGCTACCGCTGGACAGCGATCTGTCAGATGCTCCAAATTCCATACAAAAACAGCCTGTAGAGCTCGCCGATCAAGCGCGAGTAGCTACACTTTTTGAAGAGCGCATCCGCACCCGCAAACCTGCCGCCTACCTCACCCAGGAGGCCTGGCTCCAGGGCGTGCCGTTCTACGTGGATGAACGCGCCATCGTGCCGCGCAGCTTCATTGCCGAGCTGCTGGTGGATGGCGGGGCCGACGAGTACCTGAGCGACCACACCCACCGGGTGCTGGACCTGTGCACCGGCAACGGCAGCCTGGCCGTGCTGGCCGCCATGGCCTGGCCCGAAGTGCAAGTGACCGGCGCTGACATCTCGCCCGACGCCCTGGCCGTGGCCCGTATCAACGTGGACAGACACGGCCTGCAAGACCGCATCGAGCTCCAGATCTCTGACGGGCTGAGTGCCCTGCCCGGCCCCTGGGACCTGATCCTGTGCAATCCGCCCTATGTGAACGCGGCCAGCATGGCCGTTTTGCCCGCAGAGTACCGTGCCGAACCCGAGCTGGCCCTGGCCGGAGGCAACGATGGCATGGACTTTGTGCGCCAGCTGTTTGCCGCTGCGCCGGCCTGCATGAGCGAGGACGCCGTGATCATTCTGGAGATCGGCAACGAGCGCGCGCACTTTGAAGCTGCCTTCCCCCAACTGCCGGTTTTCTGGCTGTATACCAGCGCGGGGGAAGACCAGGTTTTGCTGGTGACCCGGCAGGCGCTGGCCGCTCAAACCCGGCTCACGGCACAATAG
- a CDS encoding ATP-binding cassette domain-containing protein — MITLKNVTLRRGAKVVLDSVSTTINPGESVGLVGRNGAGKSSLFALLSGKLHEDGGDFYIPTSWRMAEVAQNMPETDQSATDFVLEGDTRLAEVQQQLVDAEASDDGMAIAHAYSDLHDAGAHDAVARAQALILGLGFRVSELDQPVNSFSGGWRMRLQLARALMCPSDLLLLDEPTNHLDLDALVWLEAWLKRYAGTMIVISHDREFLDAITNVTLQIQQGELNRYGGNYSKFEELRAQQLELQQASFSKQQEKMAHLQKFIDRFKAKASKAKQAQSRVKQLERMEKIGPVLAEADFTFEFKEPANLPNPMLAISDASFGYVDDEGVPTTILSGVNRSVLAGQRIGILGANGQGKSTLVKTIARTMKPLGGSVTEGKGLNIGYFAQQELDVLRPSENPLEHMIRLAKELGPDAKQPSREQDLRSYLGTFNFTGDMVKQAVGTMSGGEKARLVLAMIVWQRPNLLLLDEPTNHLDLATREALAMALNDFDGTVMLVSHDRSLLRSVCEDFWMVGRGVVGPFDGDLDDYQRYLLEESKRLREEARLAEQTQPPVTAGASAKAVAAAAPAAVAAPGPAQTSTPPAPRDGREQRKLDAQARQQQAEKTRPLKKELEQIDKRLALLATERAALEHKLTQTLPPAEIAECGRALKAGHEETAQLEDRWLEISTALEEISTAAVS, encoded by the coding sequence ATGATCACCCTCAAGAACGTTACCCTGCGACGCGGCGCCAAAGTCGTGCTCGACAGCGTGTCCACCACCATCAACCCCGGCGAAAGCGTCGGCCTGGTGGGGCGCAATGGCGCGGGCAAGTCGAGCCTGTTTGCCTTGCTCAGCGGCAAGCTGCACGAAGACGGGGGAGATTTTTACATCCCCACCAGCTGGCGCATGGCGGAAGTCGCGCAGAACATGCCCGAGACCGACCAGTCGGCCACCGATTTCGTGCTGGAGGGCGACACCCGCCTGGCCGAAGTGCAGCAACAGCTGGTGGACGCCGAGGCCAGCGATGACGGCATGGCCATCGCCCATGCCTATTCGGACCTGCACGACGCTGGCGCACACGACGCCGTGGCACGCGCGCAGGCACTCATTCTGGGCCTGGGCTTTCGCGTGAGCGAGCTCGACCAGCCCGTCAACAGCTTCTCGGGCGGCTGGCGCATGCGCCTGCAACTGGCGCGCGCGCTGATGTGCCCCAGCGATTTGCTGCTGCTGGACGAGCCCACCAACCACTTGGACCTGGACGCCCTGGTCTGGCTCGAAGCCTGGCTCAAGCGCTACGCGGGCACCATGATCGTGATCAGCCATGACCGCGAGTTTCTGGACGCCATCACCAACGTCACCCTGCAAATCCAGCAAGGCGAGTTGAACCGTTACGGTGGCAACTACAGCAAGTTCGAAGAACTGCGTGCCCAGCAGCTTGAACTGCAACAGGCCAGCTTCTCCAAGCAGCAGGAGAAGATGGCCCATCTGCAAAAGTTCATTGACCGCTTCAAGGCCAAGGCCAGCAAGGCCAAGCAGGCGCAAAGCCGCGTCAAGCAGCTCGAACGCATGGAAAAGATTGGCCCCGTGCTGGCCGAGGCGGACTTCACCTTCGAGTTCAAGGAACCCGCCAACCTGCCCAACCCGATGCTGGCCATCAGCGATGCCTCGTTCGGCTATGTGGACGACGAGGGCGTGCCCACGACCATTCTCTCGGGCGTCAACCGCTCGGTGCTGGCGGGCCAGCGCATCGGCATTCTGGGTGCCAACGGCCAGGGCAAGTCCACGCTGGTCAAAACCATTGCCCGCACCATGAAGCCCCTGGGCGGCAGCGTGACCGAAGGCAAGGGCCTGAACATCGGCTACTTTGCCCAGCAGGAACTCGACGTGCTGCGCCCCAGCGAGAACCCGCTGGAGCACATGATCCGCCTGGCCAAGGAACTGGGCCCCGACGCCAAGCAACCCAGCCGCGAACAAGACCTGCGCAGCTATCTGGGCACGTTCAACTTCACGGGCGACATGGTCAAACAGGCCGTGGGCACCATGAGCGGCGGCGAGAAGGCGCGCCTGGTGCTGGCCATGATCGTGTGGCAGCGCCCCAACCTGCTGCTGCTCGACGAGCCCACCAACCACCTCGACTTGGCGACCCGCGAGGCCCTGGCCATGGCGCTCAACGACTTCGACGGCACCGTCATGCTGGTCAGCCACGACCGCTCGCTGCTGCGCTCGGTCTGCGAAGACTTCTGGATGGTGGGCCGGGGTGTGGTGGGCCCGTTCGATGGCGATCTGGACGACTACCAGCGCTATCTGCTCGAAGAGTCCAAACGCCTTCGCGAAGAGGCACGTTTGGCAGAGCAAACCCAGCCCCCGGTGACAGCCGGGGCCTCTGCCAAGGCAGTTGCAGCGGCTGCACCCGCTGCTGTCGCCGCGCCCGGCCCTGCGCAGACATCCACCCCGCCGGCACCGCGGGATGGCCGTGAACAGCGCAAGCTGGACGCCCAAGCGCGGCAGCAGCAGGCCGAAAAAACACGGCCGCTCAAGAAAGAGCTGGAACAGATCGACAAGCGCCTGGCTTTGCTGGCCACCGAGAGGGCAGCGCTGGAGCACAAACTCACGCAGACCCTGCCCCCAGCCGAGATCGCCGAATGCGGTCGCGCCCTGAAGGCGGGCCACGAAGAGACGGCGCAACTGGAAGACCGTTGGCTTGAAATTTCGACCGCGCTGGAAGAAATTTCGACAGCAGCGGTCAGCTAG
- the phbB gene encoding acetoacetyl-CoA reductase has product MSQKIAYVTGGMGGIGTAICQRLHKEGFKVIAGCGPTRDHAKWLAEQKALGYTFYASVGNVGDWDSTVEAFSKTKAEHGTIDVLVNNAGITRDRMFLKMSREDWDAVIETNLNSMFNVTKQVVADMVEKGWGRIVNISSVNGEKGQAGQTNYSAAKAGMHGFSMALAQELATKGVTVNTVSPGYIGTDMVKAIRPDVLEKIVATVPVKRLGEPSEIASIIAWLASEEGGYATGADFSVNGGLHMG; this is encoded by the coding sequence ATGAGCCAGAAAATTGCGTACGTCACCGGCGGGATGGGTGGCATTGGCACCGCCATTTGCCAACGCCTGCACAAGGAGGGCTTCAAGGTCATTGCCGGATGTGGCCCCACCCGTGACCATGCCAAGTGGCTGGCAGAACAAAAGGCGCTCGGCTACACCTTCTATGCGTCGGTGGGCAACGTGGGCGACTGGGACTCGACCGTGGAGGCGTTCAGCAAGACCAAGGCCGAACACGGCACGATTGACGTGCTGGTGAACAATGCCGGTATCACCCGTGACCGCATGTTCCTCAAGATGTCCCGCGAAGACTGGGATGCTGTGATCGAAACCAACCTGAACAGCATGTTCAACGTCACCAAGCAGGTGGTGGCCGACATGGTGGAAAAAGGCTGGGGCCGCATTGTCAACATCAGCTCGGTGAACGGCGAAAAAGGTCAGGCGGGCCAGACCAACTACTCTGCTGCCAAGGCCGGCATGCACGGCTTTTCGATGGCTCTGGCTCAGGAACTGGCCACCAAGGGTGTGACGGTCAATACCGTGAGCCCGGGCTACATCGGCACGGACATGGTCAAGGCCATCCGTCCCGACGTCCTGGAAAAGATCGTTGCCACCGTGCCGGTGAAACGCCTGGGTGAACCCAGTGAAATCGCCTCCATCATCGCCTGGCTGGCTTCGGAGGAGGGCGGTTACGCCACCGGGGCGGATTTCTCGGTCAACGGCGGCCTCCACATGGGCTGA
- a CDS encoding EAL domain-containing protein, whose amino-acid sequence MTATIFAQPFEPVGCQSCRDKTQLPFEFTMAFQPIMDLELDRPFAYEALVRGVNGESAGTVLSWVDDGNRYRFDQACRVKAIELASRLGLAAMPGCRLSINFLPNAVYRAETCIRATMEAAKEFRFPHDRIMFEVTEGEQVTNGPHLKSIFNEYRRQGLMTAIDDFGAGYAGLNMLVQFQPHVLKIDMELIRNIDQDPVRQAIVCGIALVCQRLSIDIVAEGIETAAESSYLRSTGIRYQQGYLFAKPGWETLPLSPQHG is encoded by the coding sequence ATGACAGCGACCATCTTTGCCCAACCCTTCGAACCCGTGGGCTGCCAATCTTGTCGTGACAAGACGCAGCTCCCGTTCGAGTTCACGATGGCCTTTCAGCCCATCATGGACCTGGAACTGGATCGTCCATTTGCCTACGAGGCGCTGGTGCGGGGCGTCAATGGCGAATCCGCTGGCACCGTGCTGTCGTGGGTGGATGACGGCAATCGTTACCGGTTTGACCAGGCCTGCCGTGTGAAGGCCATTGAACTGGCTTCCCGTCTGGGGCTGGCCGCGATGCCGGGCTGCCGTCTGAGCATCAACTTCCTGCCGAATGCCGTGTACCGCGCCGAGACCTGCATCCGGGCCACGATGGAGGCCGCCAAGGAGTTCCGGTTTCCGCACGACCGCATCATGTTCGAGGTGACTGAAGGCGAACAGGTCACCAATGGCCCCCATCTGAAATCCATCTTCAACGAGTACCGCCGCCAGGGGCTGATGACTGCCATTGACGATTTTGGCGCGGGCTACGCCGGCCTGAACATGCTGGTGCAGTTCCAGCCCCATGTGCTCAAGATCGACATGGAGCTCATCCGCAATATCGACCAGGACCCGGTGCGCCAGGCCATCGTGTGTGGCATTGCTCTGGTGTGCCAGCGACTGTCGATTGATATCGTCGCCGAGGGCATCGAGACAGCGGCCGAGTCTTCTTACCTGCGCTCGACGGGCATCCGCTATCAGCAGGGTTATCTGTTTGCCAAGCCCGGATGGGAGACCCTGCCGTTGTCGCCCCAACACGGGTGA
- a CDS encoding methyl-accepting chemotaxis protein, translating to MSIFSAHPADFSEPSGGPDPGALLGDRVILAAIALSSLAAIALGVQFVESMLALTSVLVLGAIAAVAYAVARGTLASRLVLSFVQVSLVALHIQLARGMLEFHFGVFVTLALLLVYLDWRPIVWAAGLFAVHHVVFDRLQAAGFGLYCVTSPNLAQVMLHALYVVIQTVLEVVLAVKMGRTVQESTELRRLTSSLAQGDRIRLDMSHLVVRTPGGRALKEALERMHETVVTVQQAAAGMAVACEEIASGAQDLSVRTEHAAGSLQATSASMEQLTGTVGQTAAASAEANTLAVSAAGVARRGGDVVGEVVRTMRDINEGSARIADITGVIDSIAFQTNILALNAAVEAARAGEQGRGFAVVATEVRGLAQRSAQAAREISGLISASVQKASQGGQLADDAGRTMAEIVGSVERVSARMGEIHTAARDQSSGIAQVNQSIGLLDQMTQQNAALVEESAAAAATLKGQADRLAGAVAVFVL from the coding sequence ATGTCTATTTTTTCTGCCCACCCAGCGGATTTCTCGGAACCGTCTGGTGGTCCGGACCCTGGCGCCTTGCTGGGTGACCGTGTCATCCTGGCTGCGATTGCACTGAGTTCGCTCGCAGCCATCGCGCTGGGCGTGCAGTTTGTGGAATCGATGCTGGCGCTGACCTCAGTGCTGGTGCTGGGGGCGATCGCTGCTGTGGCGTATGCGGTGGCTCGTGGCACGCTGGCGTCGCGTCTGGTGTTGTCGTTTGTGCAGGTCAGCCTGGTGGCCCTGCATATCCAGCTGGCCCGGGGGATGCTGGAGTTCCATTTCGGTGTGTTCGTGACGCTGGCGCTGTTGCTGGTGTACCTCGATTGGCGCCCCATCGTCTGGGCGGCAGGGTTGTTTGCTGTGCACCACGTGGTGTTTGATCGTCTTCAGGCGGCCGGGTTTGGCCTGTATTGCGTCACTTCCCCCAACCTGGCACAGGTCATGTTGCACGCACTGTATGTGGTGATCCAGACGGTGCTGGAGGTTGTCCTGGCCGTGAAGATGGGCCGCACGGTGCAGGAATCCACTGAGCTGCGACGCCTGACCTCTTCGCTGGCGCAGGGCGATCGCATCCGCCTGGATATGTCGCACTTGGTAGTCCGCACACCCGGCGGGCGAGCCCTCAAAGAGGCCCTGGAGCGCATGCACGAGACGGTTGTCACCGTACAGCAGGCCGCAGCCGGTATGGCCGTGGCGTGCGAAGAAATCGCAAGCGGAGCGCAAGACCTGTCTGTACGCACCGAACATGCAGCCGGCAGTTTGCAAGCCACCTCTGCCAGCATGGAACAGTTGACAGGCACCGTGGGCCAGACAGCCGCTGCGTCCGCTGAGGCCAATACGCTGGCGGTGTCGGCGGCAGGTGTAGCCCGGCGCGGTGGGGATGTGGTGGGCGAGGTGGTGCGTACCATGCGCGATATCAACGAAGGCTCAGCCCGCATTGCCGACATCACGGGCGTGATTGATTCCATTGCGTTTCAGACCAACATCCTTGCCCTCAATGCGGCTGTGGAGGCTGCGCGTGCTGGCGAGCAGGGGCGCGGATTTGCGGTGGTGGCCACGGAAGTGCGCGGGCTGGCCCAGCGCTCAGCGCAAGCAGCGCGCGAGATCTCGGGCTTGATCAGCGCTTCAGTGCAAAAGGCGTCACAGGGAGGGCAATTGGCTGATGACGCCGGACGGACCATGGCCGAAATTGTGGGATCGGTCGAACGTGTGAGCGCGAGGATGGGTGAGATTCACACCGCAGCCCGAGACCAGTCTTCGGGCATAGCGCAGGTCAACCAGTCCATCGGCCTGCTTGACCAGATGACGCAGCAAAATGCCGCACTTGTTGAGGAGTCGGCTGCAGCTGCCGCAACACTCAAGGGTCAGGCTGACCGGCTGGCCGGGGCGGTGGCGGTCTTTGTGCTGTAG
- a CDS encoding acetyl-CoA C-acetyltransferase, translating to MEDIVIVSATRTAVGKFGGALAKTPATELGAIVIREAIARAGLQADQIGEVIMGQVLTAGVGQNAARQAAMKAGVAKETPALTINAVCGSGLKAVMLAAQAVAWGDSEIVVAGGQESMSLAPHVLPGSRDGQRMGDWKLVDTMIVDGLWDVYNQYHMGITAENVAKQYGITRDMQDALALASQQKAAAAQDAGRFVDEIVGVSLAQKKGDPILFNTDEYLNRKTNAEALAGLRPAFDKAGSVTAGNASGLNDGAAAVVVMTAKKAAALGLKPLARIAAFGTSGLDPATMGMGPVPASRKALQRAGWNAADVDLFELNEAFAAQACAVNKELAIDPAKVNVNGGAIAIGHPIGASGCRILVTLLHEMQRRDATKGLAALCIGGGMGVSLAVER from the coding sequence ATGGAAGACATCGTCATCGTTTCAGCCACCCGCACCGCGGTGGGCAAATTTGGCGGCGCACTGGCCAAGACCCCCGCGACCGAGCTGGGTGCCATCGTGATCCGCGAAGCCATCGCACGTGCCGGGCTGCAGGCTGACCAGATCGGCGAAGTGATCATGGGCCAGGTGCTGACAGCCGGTGTGGGCCAGAACGCGGCGCGCCAGGCGGCCATGAAAGCCGGTGTGGCCAAGGAAACTCCGGCCCTCACCATCAATGCCGTGTGCGGCTCGGGCCTGAAGGCTGTGATGCTCGCGGCACAGGCCGTGGCCTGGGGCGACAGCGAGATCGTGGTGGCCGGCGGCCAGGAAAGCATGAGCCTGGCACCCCACGTGCTGCCGGGCTCGCGCGACGGCCAGCGCATGGGCGACTGGAAGCTGGTGGACACCATGATCGTGGATGGCCTGTGGGACGTGTACAACCAGTACCACATGGGCATTACCGCTGAAAACGTGGCCAAGCAGTACGGCATCACCCGCGACATGCAGGACGCACTGGCGCTGGCCAGCCAGCAAAAGGCTGCCGCTGCACAGGATGCCGGCAGGTTTGTGGATGAAATCGTGGGCGTGAGCCTGGCCCAGAAGAAGGGCGACCCCATCCTCTTCAATACCGACGAATACCTCAACCGCAAGACCAACGCCGAAGCCCTGGCGGGCCTGCGCCCGGCGTTTGACAAGGCGGGCAGCGTGACGGCCGGCAACGCCTCGGGGCTGAACGACGGTGCTGCGGCCGTGGTGGTCATGACCGCAAAAAAAGCGGCGGCCCTGGGCCTCAAGCCCCTGGCCCGTATCGCCGCTTTTGGCACCAGCGGCCTGGACCCTGCCACCATGGGCATGGGCCCCGTGCCTGCTTCGCGCAAGGCCTTGCAGCGTGCTGGCTGGAACGCCGCCGATGTGGACCTTTTCGAGCTGAACGAAGCCTTCGCGGCCCAGGCCTGCGCCGTGAACAAGGAGTTGGCGATTGACCCCGCCAAGGTCAACGTGAATGGTGGCGCCATTGCCATTGGCCATCCCATCGGCGCATCCGGTTGCCGCATTCTCGTCACGCTGCTGCACGAAATGCAGCGCCGCGATGCCACGAAGGGCCTGGCCGCGCTGTGTATCGGTGGCGGCATGGGCGTCTCGCTGGCGGTGGAACGCTGA